A genomic window from Cutibacterium acnes includes:
- a CDS encoding EamA family transporter: MVAFVRGAILVFMAILSVQFGGAFAATLIPHVGALGTVALRMSLAALVLAPIVRPHVKGHNRVDWTRVLALTIALAGMNTVFYFSLERLPLGVAVTAEFLGPLGMAALGSRSLRDWLAILLALCGVVAVSGALTADWAHLDLLGLVLALVAGVFWALYAKSAQLVGMSWSKLEGLWWAILLSSVVLVPFGFATAGTRLVEPYHLLTGAVVAVMSSALPYSLEMYALRHIDTTVYGILTGVEPAVAAAAGFFILGQNLTGSQMLGMAFVVTAAWLVMAGGRQRE; the protein is encoded by the coding sequence ATGGTGGCGTTCGTGCGCGGAGCGATCTTGGTGTTCATGGCCATCCTCTCAGTGCAGTTCGGAGGTGCCTTCGCCGCAACCCTCATCCCCCATGTCGGAGCCTTAGGCACCGTGGCGCTGCGGATGTCTTTGGCGGCCCTCGTCCTGGCGCCGATCGTTCGGCCCCATGTGAAAGGCCATAACCGCGTTGACTGGACGAGGGTGCTGGCCCTGACCATCGCCTTGGCTGGCATGAATACCGTGTTCTATTTCTCGTTGGAACGCCTGCCCCTCGGTGTTGCGGTCACCGCCGAATTTCTGGGGCCATTGGGCATGGCAGCCCTCGGAAGCCGATCCCTACGTGACTGGCTCGCCATCTTGCTGGCTCTGTGCGGAGTGGTGGCAGTCTCAGGTGCGCTTACCGCCGACTGGGCCCACCTCGATCTCCTCGGTCTGGTACTCGCCCTTGTCGCAGGTGTTTTCTGGGCCCTCTATGCCAAATCGGCACAGTTAGTTGGGATGAGCTGGTCGAAACTGGAGGGGCTGTGGTGGGCCATCCTGCTCAGTTCGGTCGTGCTGGTACCGTTTGGCTTCGCCACTGCGGGGACGCGCCTCGTCGAGCCGTACCATCTCCTCACCGGAGCGGTTGTAGCCGTGATGTCGTCGGCCCTTCCCTACAGCCTGGAAATGTACGCGCTACGCCACATCGACACCACGGTCTACGGCATCTTGACCGGTGTCGAGCCGGCCGTCGCAGCAGCCGCAGGATTCTTCATCCTCGGCCAGAACCTCACTGGGTCACAAATGCTCGGGATGGCATTCGTCGTCACTGCGGCCTGGCTCGTCATGGCCGGCGGCCGACAACGGGAGTGA
- the tgt gene encoding tRNA guanosine(34) transglycosylase Tgt — translation MTFGFEVTSRLDNACGRTGLIHTPHGAIQTPAFVVVGTKATVKALLPESVVQLGAQAVLANAYHLFLQPGPELIDEAGGLGQFMNWTGPTFTDSGGFQVLSLGAGFKKTLAMDVSQLTEADVIAADADRKAMVDDDGVTFRSPLNGDLHRFTPEVSMGIQHHLGADIMFSFDELTTLMNTRAYQEEALERTRRWAERCLAEHRRLTEVRSGKPYQALFGVIQGAQYQDLRRRACRDLAGMEIDGQCFDGFGIGGAIEKANLGRIVTWCAEELPEDRPRHLLGISEPDDLFAACRAGADTFDCVNPSRVARNAAIYTVDGRYNVDTARFRRDFGPLEDDCDCYTCTHYSRAYIHHLFKAKELLANTLATIHNERWTVRLVDQIRGAMCSGDLDAFETEFMGRWNANGGRLAKVN, via the coding sequence ATGACATTTGGCTTCGAGGTCACCTCTCGTCTGGACAATGCTTGCGGACGTACCGGCCTCATACACACCCCGCACGGTGCCATCCAGACGCCGGCCTTCGTCGTCGTCGGCACCAAGGCGACGGTTAAGGCCCTGTTACCCGAGTCAGTGGTTCAACTGGGAGCTCAGGCGGTGCTCGCCAACGCCTACCACCTTTTCCTGCAGCCCGGTCCGGAGTTGATCGACGAGGCGGGCGGCCTGGGCCAATTCATGAACTGGACGGGCCCCACCTTCACTGATTCCGGTGGCTTCCAGGTGCTCAGTCTCGGTGCGGGTTTCAAGAAGACCCTAGCCATGGACGTTTCCCAGCTCACCGAGGCTGACGTCATTGCCGCTGATGCCGATCGTAAGGCGATGGTCGACGACGACGGTGTGACTTTTCGCAGTCCCCTCAATGGAGATCTACATCGTTTCACTCCCGAGGTGTCGATGGGCATCCAGCACCACCTCGGCGCCGACATCATGTTCTCCTTCGACGAGCTGACCACCCTCATGAACACCCGCGCTTATCAGGAAGAAGCCTTGGAGCGCACCCGACGGTGGGCTGAGCGCTGCCTGGCCGAACATCGTCGTCTCACCGAGGTGCGCAGCGGCAAGCCGTACCAAGCCCTTTTTGGTGTCATCCAGGGAGCCCAGTACCAAGATTTGCGTCGTAGGGCTTGCCGGGATTTGGCAGGCATGGAGATCGACGGTCAGTGCTTCGACGGGTTCGGCATTGGCGGCGCCATCGAGAAAGCCAATCTGGGACGAATCGTGACGTGGTGTGCTGAGGAGCTTCCCGAGGACCGTCCCCGTCACTTGTTGGGCATCTCCGAGCCCGACGACCTCTTCGCGGCCTGTCGGGCGGGGGCCGACACCTTCGATTGTGTTAACCCCTCCCGGGTGGCCCGTAACGCTGCCATCTACACCGTTGACGGGCGTTACAACGTTGATACCGCGCGGTTCCGGCGAGACTTCGGCCCGTTGGAGGACGACTGCGACTGCTACACATGCACCCACTATTCCCGCGCCTATATCCACCACCTGTTCAAGGCTAAGGAGCTTCTCGCGAACACTTTGGCGACGATCCACAACGAGCGTTGGACGGTAAGACTGGTCGACCAGATTCGGGGCGCCATGTGTAGCGGGGACCTCGATGCTTTCGAGACCGAGTTCATGGGGCGGTGGAATGCCAACGGCGGGAGGCTGGCCAAGGTTAACTGA
- a CDS encoding sensor histidine kinase — MPLVTLGGVRESIVSFMAMDDLWRRRVPEHKGWQIPVVWFLPAVDVLVGALVALAVGAGGLLLAALQDHLDTLGPGDVIVVIVLAVALSFRRVMPITSAAVMTLVWINGTYATPYMATNWVSTLAFFFSYYSLMVWVRTRRIAWGSMLAVFVVIMGWVAMMMAFGRSLTEQLKIINPDSNGEGVIYLVLTYVIVNVTFVVGAALVGQVSWLWARDLAEVRRQAATIERQRTQLAEQAILDESLRIAREMHDSMAHHVSVVGIHAAGARRAFDVDPDLAREALATVEVESREAVTEMRSLLGSLRAGDEPRARLSLADLDRLCNEPRRASVRLLRVGDDSLVGPQLGHTCYRIVQESLNNVEAHSSASEVTVSVRCRDDEVEVEVTDNGRPIRSAPSTEVGIVGMSERVKALGGTIEVGPRKIGGWRVRAVIPMRRGENVRDEDMKEGED; from the coding sequence GTGCCACTCGTTACGCTCGGGGGCGTGCGAGAGTCGATCGTGTCCTTCATGGCGATGGACGACCTATGGCGTCGCCGAGTGCCGGAGCATAAGGGCTGGCAGATCCCGGTCGTGTGGTTCCTGCCCGCTGTTGACGTGCTCGTCGGAGCGCTCGTGGCCCTGGCCGTGGGTGCCGGCGGGCTGTTGCTGGCGGCTCTTCAGGACCACCTTGACACCCTCGGACCAGGTGATGTCATCGTTGTCATCGTCCTTGCCGTAGCTCTTTCCTTCCGACGGGTGATGCCAATCACCTCGGCCGCCGTCATGACTCTCGTCTGGATTAACGGAACCTATGCGACGCCGTACATGGCGACGAACTGGGTGTCGACCTTGGCCTTTTTCTTCTCCTACTACTCCCTCATGGTGTGGGTACGGACACGTCGAATCGCGTGGGGATCGATGTTGGCGGTCTTCGTCGTCATCATGGGCTGGGTCGCCATGATGATGGCCTTCGGGAGGTCGCTCACCGAGCAGCTTAAGATCATTAATCCCGACAGCAATGGGGAGGGGGTCATCTACCTCGTCCTCACCTATGTGATCGTCAATGTCACCTTCGTCGTCGGAGCCGCATTGGTGGGACAGGTGTCCTGGCTGTGGGCACGAGACCTAGCCGAGGTTCGCCGTCAGGCCGCTACAATCGAACGGCAGCGTACCCAGCTTGCTGAGCAAGCAATTCTTGACGAAAGCTTGCGGATCGCCCGGGAGATGCACGATTCGATGGCCCATCACGTGTCGGTCGTGGGGATCCATGCCGCAGGTGCTCGTCGAGCCTTTGACGTCGATCCGGATCTGGCTCGGGAGGCCTTGGCAACCGTGGAAGTGGAGTCCCGGGAAGCTGTCACCGAGATGCGATCCCTGCTGGGATCCTTGCGGGCCGGTGACGAGCCACGTGCCCGCCTCAGCCTGGCTGACCTTGACCGACTGTGCAACGAACCCCGGCGCGCGTCGGTGCGGTTGCTGCGAGTGGGAGATGATTCCCTGGTTGGTCCACAGCTGGGTCACACCTGTTACCGAATCGTCCAGGAATCCCTTAACAATGTGGAGGCCCATTCCAGCGCCTCCGAGGTGACGGTGTCGGTGCGCTGCAGAGATGACGAGGTCGAGGTGGAGGTCACCGACAACGGCCGCCCGATTCGATCGGCACCCTCGACCGAGGTGGGAATCGTCGGGATGTCAGAGCGGGTCAAGGCCCTGGGCGGCACCATTGAGGTGGGTCCACGCAAGATCGGTGGATGGCGAGTTCGTGCCGTCATACCGATGCGTCGGGGTGAGAATGTGAGGGACGAGGACATGAAGGAGGGGGAGGACTGA
- a CDS encoding response regulator has protein sequence MRVVLVDDQKLVRQGFRLILAVEPDITVVGEATNGAEGVDVVKETAPDVVLMDVQMPVMDGVAATAKIREFSDVKVVILTTFDRDDYLFDALDAGASGFMLKNADAESLVAGLRQVADGHALLAPEVTRRVIARSVHQGGTVTGSKAEQLTAREIEVAKLVARGLSNAEIAEELVVSAATVKTHVSNCLMKCDLRDRVQLVALAYESGLIRVGEPSRD, from the coding sequence ATGCGCGTCGTGCTGGTCGACGACCAGAAACTAGTTCGTCAAGGGTTCCGCCTCATCCTCGCGGTGGAGCCCGACATCACGGTTGTTGGGGAGGCCACCAACGGGGCTGAGGGCGTGGACGTAGTGAAGGAAACCGCTCCCGACGTCGTCCTCATGGACGTCCAGATGCCCGTCATGGATGGTGTCGCGGCCACCGCGAAGATCCGCGAGTTCAGCGACGTCAAGGTCGTCATCCTCACCACCTTCGACCGGGACGACTACCTCTTCGATGCTCTCGACGCCGGGGCCAGCGGATTCATGCTCAAGAATGCTGACGCAGAGTCGCTCGTCGCCGGTCTGCGTCAGGTCGCTGACGGGCATGCCCTGCTGGCTCCCGAGGTGACCCGGCGAGTTATCGCCCGGTCGGTGCACCAGGGGGGCACGGTGACCGGCAGCAAGGCCGAACAGCTCACCGCCCGCGAGATCGAGGTGGCCAAATTGGTGGCTCGGGGCCTGTCCAATGCTGAGATCGCCGAGGAACTTGTCGTCTCCGCAGCCACCGTCAAGACCCATGTTTCCAATTGCCTCATGAAGTGTGACCTGCGTGATCGGGTTCAACTCGTCGCCCTGGCTTACGAGTCGGGACTCATCCGTGTGGGGGAGCCTTCCCGAGACTGA
- a CDS encoding ABC transporter ATP-binding protein: MIDTDMCHREPVSVRVEELIRAFEDLVAVDHLNFDIPAGRMTGFVGANGAGKTTTMRMIVGVLKPTSGQVLWSGRPITAEDRRTIGYMPEERGLYPKQPVIDQLVYLARIKGASTQTARTEAMEYLDRFGLADHAREQVQKLSLGNQQRIQVTASLLADPAVLILDEPFSGLDPVAVDAMADVLREKTAQGVPVLFSSHQLDLIDRLCDRMVILHKGRMVANGTTEELREVGPRRYRVEARGDLGWLRSLPGLTVVDVDGTTAVIEFPDPNQIDRLLDVIVTESMNRGGLVELTHIRPSLGEIYREAAQS, from the coding sequence ATGATCGACACGGACATGTGCCACCGAGAACCGGTGTCGGTACGGGTCGAGGAACTCATCCGGGCCTTCGAGGACCTAGTGGCGGTCGACCATCTGAACTTCGACATCCCGGCGGGTCGGATGACGGGCTTTGTCGGAGCCAATGGCGCTGGCAAGACGACGACGATGCGGATGATCGTCGGAGTGCTTAAGCCCACCTCCGGCCAGGTGTTGTGGTCAGGAAGGCCGATCACGGCTGAGGACCGCCGCACCATCGGTTACATGCCTGAGGAGAGAGGTCTCTATCCCAAGCAGCCGGTCATCGATCAGCTCGTCTACCTCGCCCGAATCAAGGGGGCATCCACACAGACGGCTCGCACCGAGGCCATGGAATACCTAGACAGGTTCGGGCTTGCTGATCATGCCCGCGAGCAGGTGCAGAAGTTGTCCTTGGGTAACCAGCAGCGGATCCAGGTAACGGCATCGCTGCTTGCTGATCCGGCAGTCCTCATCCTCGATGAGCCCTTCTCTGGACTTGATCCGGTGGCCGTGGACGCGATGGCCGATGTATTGCGAGAGAAGACCGCCCAAGGAGTCCCGGTCCTCTTCAGCTCCCATCAGCTCGATCTCATTGACCGGCTGTGTGACCGCATGGTCATCCTGCACAAGGGCCGCATGGTTGCCAATGGCACGACAGAGGAATTGCGCGAAGTCGGTCCCCGGCGTTACCGGGTGGAAGCCCGTGGCGATCTTGGCTGGTTGCGCTCGCTGCCCGGCCTGACGGTTGTCGACGTCGACGGCACCACTGCCGTCATCGAATTCCCCGATCCCAACCAGATTGACCGTCTCCTCGACGTCATCGTCACCGAGTCGATGAACCGTGGCGGACTGGTCGAGTTGACCCATATTCGCCCGAGCCTGGGCGAGATCTACCGAGAGGCGGCCCAGTCATGA
- a CDS encoding ABC transporter permease, translating into MTNTSSAWRLVASREVDVKLRDKGFIISMIITVLLIVAISVVLSIISSKHDHDSVVVTDDKAAAIVKVAQQDLAARGSTDKTEVVRAADEAEAHRELQNDDNMVYLHQKDGQWHLDGYDKTPSADGSSTGAMERAVAVAAVADNTKAAGVDASTMTKGMSLQTGQVKPSDGTSEAVRYMLAIVFSVLFMMSAIYYGVMIANSVVEENQSRIVEILLTGVPARQLLIGKIVGNTVLAVGQLIIICGLSMLAVSFSQWSNIITFAMSWSVMWFLLFFLVGFVALASLYAAAGSMASRSEDVQNTTSPLMYLIMIIYFWVVFSMSNPDGMSAKIGSYVPIASVVFMPLRMLGHRAQWWEPIVSIFVTLGFTVFAVLAGERIYRRSILQTNGRVSFKNAWKQNESVA; encoded by the coding sequence ATGACGAACACATCATCGGCCTGGCGTCTCGTCGCTTCCCGCGAGGTCGACGTCAAGCTGCGCGACAAAGGATTCATTATCTCGATGATCATCACGGTGCTTCTCATCGTGGCTATCTCCGTGGTGTTGTCCATCATCTCCTCCAAGCACGACCATGACAGCGTGGTCGTGACCGACGACAAGGCCGCTGCTATCGTCAAGGTCGCTCAGCAGGACTTGGCTGCCAGGGGATCGACGGACAAGACCGAGGTGGTTCGGGCTGCTGATGAGGCCGAGGCCCATCGCGAGCTCCAGAATGACGACAACATGGTTTATCTTCACCAGAAGGATGGCCAATGGCATCTCGACGGGTACGACAAGACGCCCTCGGCTGACGGGTCGTCCACCGGGGCCATGGAGAGAGCCGTGGCTGTTGCAGCGGTGGCTGACAATACCAAGGCTGCTGGGGTCGATGCGTCGACTATGACCAAGGGGATGTCTCTTCAGACAGGACAGGTGAAGCCCTCAGACGGCACATCGGAGGCTGTCAGATACATGCTGGCCATCGTCTTCAGTGTCCTGTTCATGATGTCGGCGATCTATTACGGCGTGATGATCGCCAACTCAGTAGTCGAGGAAAACCAGTCCAGGATCGTGGAGATCCTGTTGACGGGGGTGCCTGCCCGTCAGTTGCTCATCGGCAAAATCGTAGGCAACACGGTATTGGCGGTTGGACAGCTCATCATCATTTGCGGGTTGAGCATGCTCGCCGTGTCCTTCTCGCAATGGTCGAACATCATCACGTTCGCGATGTCGTGGTCGGTTATGTGGTTCCTGCTGTTCTTCCTCGTCGGGTTCGTGGCGCTGGCAAGCCTGTACGCGGCTGCGGGGTCAATGGCCTCGCGCAGTGAGGACGTTCAGAACACCACCTCTCCGCTGATGTATCTCATCATGATCATCTACTTCTGGGTGGTGTTCTCGATGTCGAACCCTGATGGCATGAGCGCCAAGATCGGCAGCTACGTCCCGATCGCGTCGGTAGTCTTTATGCCGCTGCGCATGCTCGGTCATCGCGCGCAGTGGTGGGAACCAATCGTGTCGATCTTTGTGACCCTCGGTTTCACCGTGTTTGCGGTATTGGCCGGCGAGAGGATCTATCGACGCTCGATCCTGCAGACCAACGGTCGGGTCAGCTTCAAGAACGCCTGGAAGCAGAACGAATCGGTGGCGTGA
- a CDS encoding queuosine precursor transporter, which produces MRQHGYHFAVTSHSTSLKSSAASRPAYADRGSGHYDILLTLMCVVVILSNIGGSKGVQLGPITTDSGFFLFPLAYVMGDITTEIYGIKAARRAIVMGFICAILSVLCFWAIIALPGFTDTYSVAHDTALKMALGPLWQMVLAGACGFLAGQFTNSVIMVRLKAKWLERGLVGRLMGSTGAGEAVDTIIFCAIAAPVVGITSFGQWCNYAFFGFLWKTLVEYACIPITTRIIAWIKKHEPSYQERLAVARN; this is translated from the coding sequence ATGCGCCAACACGGTTACCATTTCGCCGTGACGTCACACTCCACCAGCCTCAAATCATCCGCGGCATCCCGCCCTGCGTATGCCGATCGAGGGTCGGGGCACTACGACATCCTGCTCACCCTCATGTGCGTTGTCGTCATCCTGTCGAATATCGGCGGTTCAAAAGGGGTGCAGCTCGGCCCCATCACCACCGATAGCGGCTTTTTCTTGTTCCCGCTGGCCTATGTCATGGGAGATATCACCACCGAAATCTACGGGATCAAGGCAGCACGCCGCGCGATCGTCATGGGGTTTATCTGCGCGATCCTCTCTGTGCTGTGCTTCTGGGCTATCATCGCCCTTCCTGGATTCACCGATACCTACTCGGTAGCCCATGACACCGCCCTAAAAATGGCCCTCGGTCCGCTATGGCAGATGGTGCTCGCCGGAGCATGCGGATTTCTGGCCGGACAGTTTACAAACTCGGTCATCATGGTTCGACTCAAGGCCAAGTGGTTAGAGCGCGGTCTGGTCGGCCGACTGATGGGATCCACCGGTGCTGGCGAGGCCGTTGACACCATCATCTTCTGCGCGATCGCGGCACCTGTCGTCGGAATCACCAGCTTCGGCCAATGGTGCAACTACGCCTTCTTCGGGTTCTTGTGGAAAACCCTTGTCGAGTACGCCTGCATCCCCATCACGACTCGGATCATCGCCTGGATCAAAAAACACGAGCCAAGCTATCAGGAGAGGCTGGCAGTGGCCCGGAACTGA
- the pip gene encoding prolyl aminopeptidase, which produces MTLATSELDITPHRDLYPPIEPYNTQMVDVGDGQQLYVEQCGNPEGKPVVFLHGGPGGGGGTERRRFFNPDAYRIIILDQRGCGLSTPHIAQAHTPREMATNTTWKLVEDLEKIRELLGIERWEVFGGSWGSCLSLAYAETHPERVTELVLRGIFTMREQELDWYYNFGASEVFPELWNKFCEPLRRVGHDFSRDNIAAYYDLLWDDDPDVHGPAAVAWTTWEGATTSLSFDPSHIEEFSDPNFALAFARIENHYFVNHGFMVEGQLLRDAHKLADIPTVIVQGRYDMCCPDVTAVDLSRALPSADLRIVMAGHSAFEPLIASELVKVCDEFAER; this is translated from the coding sequence GTGACTCTTGCTACTTCCGAGCTGGACATCACCCCGCACCGGGATCTCTATCCGCCGATTGAGCCCTATAACACCCAGATGGTTGACGTGGGTGACGGTCAGCAGCTCTACGTCGAACAGTGCGGCAACCCTGAGGGCAAGCCGGTGGTTTTCCTGCATGGTGGCCCTGGTGGTGGCGGTGGTACCGAGCGGCGTCGCTTCTTCAACCCCGATGCCTACCGCATCATCATCTTGGATCAGCGGGGCTGCGGTCTGTCTACCCCGCACATTGCCCAGGCTCACACTCCACGTGAGATGGCCACCAATACGACGTGGAAACTTGTTGAGGATCTTGAGAAGATCCGGGAGTTGCTTGGCATTGAGCGCTGGGAGGTCTTTGGCGGATCGTGGGGATCCTGCTTGTCGCTGGCTTACGCCGAGACCCATCCCGAGCGGGTGACCGAACTCGTGCTGCGTGGCATCTTTACCATGCGTGAGCAGGAGTTGGACTGGTACTACAACTTCGGTGCCTCCGAGGTTTTCCCGGAGCTGTGGAACAAGTTCTGCGAGCCGCTGCGCCGCGTCGGGCATGACTTTTCTCGTGACAACATTGCCGCCTACTACGACCTGCTGTGGGACGACGACCCCGACGTCCACGGTCCTGCCGCGGTGGCCTGGACGACATGGGAGGGCGCGACGACCTCGTTGTCCTTCGACCCGTCCCACATCGAGGAGTTCTCGGATCCAAACTTCGCGCTGGCCTTCGCCCGCATCGAGAACCACTACTTTGTCAATCATGGGTTCATGGTTGAGGGGCAGTTGCTGCGTGATGCCCACAAGCTGGCCGACATCCCGACTGTTATCGTTCAGGGACGCTACGACATGTGCTGCCCCGACGTCACGGCCGTCGATTTGTCGCGAGCCTTGCCGAGTGCCGATCTGCGAATCGTGATGGCAGGTCACTCTGCATTTGAGCCATTAATTGCCTCCGAACTAGTGAAGGTGTGTGACGAATTCGCCGAGCGATGA
- a CDS encoding phosphotransferase: MYSPTVDVADDGAAYQEVGMGLGWLDDAAFALGTELSLNKVLHEGVRTSVARCWVDGSTTATAGARTVIAKCFRSTSMSHNSGGLGIVREIAGLGCLPEAPRLYAADLSLGVVVMGDVSGMTLESILTGNDPSAALIAAQMWGRATATVMAASMREMSDRAARDEVIPAFQDTIRRLDPQTRSAGGPASPRLPGRGLEKMCAALETEVPDDAELDLFESLRGAEGTEVVTQADPCPGNVLVTEDHARFVDYEATSIHHPAVDVVNLVMPWSSCDGLVGVPAEFLDAVREGFLDGSRYAGSWLADEPMIGLAGTAATLQLTELSLDSLRRHHPNQRGDMARRAMVHRWTWAATHGVLTPIIADLCGRMAHRAVQDWGWSKHLTVANCFSHEKLRNQR; the protein is encoded by the coding sequence GTGTACTCTCCCACTGTAGACGTAGCCGACGACGGTGCGGCGTACCAGGAGGTAGGGATGGGACTGGGCTGGCTCGATGATGCCGCGTTCGCCTTAGGCACCGAGCTGTCACTGAACAAGGTACTTCACGAGGGGGTGCGCACTAGCGTAGCCCGGTGCTGGGTAGATGGTTCGACGACAGCAACTGCGGGCGCGCGAACGGTCATAGCGAAATGTTTCCGATCAACATCGATGTCACATAATTCCGGCGGGCTGGGGATTGTCCGCGAGATTGCCGGTTTGGGGTGTCTTCCGGAGGCACCGCGGCTGTATGCAGCTGACCTAAGCCTGGGCGTAGTGGTTATGGGCGACGTGTCAGGGATGACCTTGGAATCGATCTTGACCGGCAACGACCCCTCAGCCGCTCTCATCGCCGCACAGATGTGGGGGCGAGCAACGGCGACCGTTATGGCGGCATCGATGCGGGAAATGTCTGATCGAGCGGCACGCGACGAGGTCATCCCCGCATTCCAGGACACCATCCGTCGTCTTGACCCACAGACGCGCTCAGCGGGTGGTCCAGCCTCGCCTCGTCTGCCAGGGCGAGGCCTGGAAAAAATGTGCGCTGCGCTAGAGACTGAAGTACCCGATGATGCGGAGCTCGACTTATTTGAGTCGCTACGAGGAGCCGAAGGAACCGAGGTCGTCACCCAAGCAGACCCGTGTCCAGGCAATGTGCTCGTCACCGAAGATCACGCCAGATTCGTCGACTACGAGGCCACCTCCATTCACCACCCGGCGGTCGACGTCGTCAATCTGGTGATGCCGTGGAGCAGTTGTGACGGGCTCGTGGGAGTCCCCGCAGAGTTTCTCGACGCCGTCCGCGAAGGTTTCCTAGATGGTTCCCGTTACGCAGGTTCTTGGTTGGCCGATGAACCGATGATCGGTCTGGCGGGGACAGCTGCAACACTTCAGTTGACCGAGCTATCTTTAGATTCTCTTCGTCGACACCATCCGAATCAACGAGGCGACATGGCTAGGCGTGCAATGGTGCACCGCTGGACATGGGCCGCAACACATGGCGTGCTGACACCGATCATCGCGGATCTGTGCGGGCGAATGGCGCATCGCGCAGTTCAGGATTGGGGATGGTCCAAACATCTGACCGTTGCAAACTGTTTTTCACACGAGAAACTCAGGAATCAGAGATGA
- a CDS encoding PhoH family protein has protein sequence MHIHNTDTGKEGAARRVVAVPTSIPMVTLVGPNDEFLKRLEDALDADILVRGNEIHLAGHPADLADAGDILSEMITIIRTGQGLSADDVDRVVAMTRNGEGPAEIMTADILSNRGRTVRPKTLNQKRYVDAIDANTVTFGIGPAGTGKTYLAMAKAVQALQTKQVSRIILTRPAVEAGEKIGYLPGTLSEKIDPYLRPLYDALRDMVDPDTVPRLVGAGTVEVAPLAYMRGRTLNDAFVILDEAQNTSPQQMKMFLTRLGFGSKIVVTGDITQVDLPGGMKSGLRVVQGILDGIDDIAFCNLTSRDVVRHRLVGKIVAAYDVACESRGAKNSRKNRKTR, from the coding sequence TTGCACATCCACAACACCGATACCGGCAAAGAGGGCGCAGCGCGCCGCGTCGTCGCGGTCCCCACGTCGATTCCCATGGTGACTTTGGTCGGGCCCAATGACGAATTCCTCAAACGACTTGAGGACGCCCTTGACGCCGACATCTTGGTACGCGGTAACGAGATTCACCTCGCTGGGCATCCCGCAGATTTGGCCGATGCTGGCGACATCCTGTCGGAGATGATCACGATCATACGCACCGGCCAGGGCCTGTCCGCCGACGACGTCGATCGGGTCGTTGCCATGACTCGCAACGGAGAAGGCCCGGCCGAGATCATGACGGCTGACATCCTCAGTAATCGCGGCAGGACAGTTCGACCCAAGACCCTGAACCAAAAACGGTATGTTGACGCGATTGACGCCAACACCGTCACCTTTGGTATCGGCCCAGCTGGCACGGGCAAGACGTATCTGGCGATGGCCAAGGCGGTGCAGGCCCTTCAGACCAAGCAGGTGAGCCGGATTATCCTTACCCGCCCGGCCGTCGAGGCGGGAGAGAAAATCGGTTACCTACCCGGCACATTGTCGGAGAAAATCGACCCCTATTTGCGTCCTCTCTACGACGCCCTACGCGACATGGTCGACCCCGATACCGTGCCACGTCTTGTCGGTGCCGGAACTGTTGAAGTGGCACCGTTGGCCTATATGCGAGGCCGCACTCTCAACGACGCCTTCGTTATCTTGGACGAGGCCCAGAACACATCACCGCAGCAGATGAAGATGTTCCTCACTCGTCTCGGCTTCGGCTCAAAGATCGTCGTTACCGGCGATATCACTCAGGTCGACCTGCCCGGTGGTATGAAGTCTGGTTTACGAGTGGTGCAGGGCATCCTCGACGGTATCGACGACATTGCCTTCTGTAACCTCACCAGCCGTGATGTCGTCCGTCACCGTCTGGTGGGCAAGATTGTTGCTGCTTACGACGTTGCCTGCGAGTCCCGTGGCGCCAAAAATTCGCGCAAGAATAGGAAGACCCGATGA
- the ybeY gene encoding rRNA maturation RNase YbeY, producing the protein MIDITNESGSPSNEEGLVGLATFALDWLRIHPSSELSIILVDEETMEAYHEKFMGLPGPTDVLSFPMDEMRAPGDDEDPPSGLLGDIVLCPTVTARQAAENGRTPDGEAEYLLIHGLLHLLGHDHAEPGEKRVMFRLNDEIIAAWDDHREQTGQR; encoded by the coding sequence ATGATCGACATCACTAATGAGTCTGGTTCTCCGTCTAATGAGGAGGGGCTTGTCGGCCTGGCGACATTTGCCCTCGACTGGTTGCGTATCCACCCCTCTTCGGAGTTGTCGATCATTCTCGTCGACGAGGAAACGATGGAGGCTTACCACGAGAAATTCATGGGTCTTCCTGGTCCGACCGACGTCCTGAGCTTCCCGATGGATGAGATGCGTGCCCCCGGCGACGACGAGGATCCGCCTTCTGGGCTACTCGGTGACATCGTGCTGTGCCCGACCGTCACAGCTCGCCAAGCTGCTGAGAATGGTCGCACTCCCGACGGGGAGGCGGAATACCTCCTCATCCACGGGTTGTTGCACCTGCTCGGCCACGACCATGCTGAACCCGGAGAGAAGCGCGTCATGTTCAGACTTAACGATGAGATCATCGCGGCATGGGATGACCATCGAGAACAGACAGGTCAGCGGTGA